Proteins encoded in a region of the Neodiprion lecontei isolate iyNeoLeco1 chromosome 5, iyNeoLeco1.1, whole genome shotgun sequence genome:
- the LOC107225449 gene encoding tripartite motif-containing protein 2 isoform X1 — protein sequence MIRRKYCAACRLDETFMNCCPFMTRLGERMVSMSSMLVETVSINYEDFNESFLTCGTCLCVYDGSEHTPKLLPCSHTVCLHCLTRIAASQTREAGAFRCPICRELITIPRGGVPALPPSFLVNQLLDLMSRQRREVIPKCSVHINQELLFCETCDTVFCTVCTGGSHAGTSPGCTEHTIIPFSIAIKRMSEILLYKANECISKLTQAQDSVGAELRRLDTATERCLNAVDTEFAEIIARVERRKVELRAAVTAAAKDKKHVLEEQHALIEAEKNKVERECEGLQYQVEVRNITQRIGSLSDQLDAAVALSEPRENAFITAEFLHNEAHAEIEAVLSTFGRVRSSTTLPGLCRARLKEPAVAKLQSIVVIETVDYHGHPRNAGGDPISAELTLAETIQSTNSTLSIETEIKDLEDGTYEVLFRPPSASRYILKVSVFERPIKDHPLYFDVTEHNEPVKMYGKRGHGKDDFHQPVAVAVDDDGTIYVVDTGNCRITVLNHDLEFQRHITNEGLEGRSCTGIAISEQGLVVINWRTRTVTEMTSFGDMIRFFSYNGFQEPIDVAVDRSYGHVLVADNGQSCVFVFDCDGKMLFQVGKRNTFKLISSVTVGPAGEILVADSRIQVFSAKGDFSEEIYAEGKGKGRYGSIAVDTDGKIVGSRCDKGRSVIHVLKLGGGTLLTEIDSHSSKLRRPSGIAILPNHHLVVVDLGNDCVKKYRYW from the exons ATGATTCGACGTAAATATTGCGCGGCTTGTCGGCTG GACGAAACCTTCATGAATTGCTGCCCCTTCAT GACGCGGCTAGGGGAGCGAATGGTCAGCATGAGCTCGATGCTCGTGGAAACAGTCAGCATTAATTACGAAGATTTTAACGAAAGTTTTTTAACATGTGGAACTTGTCTCTGCGTGTACGACGGCAGTGAACACACACCAAAATTACTACCATGTTCGCATACG GTTTGTCTCCATTGTCTGACAAGGATCGCTGCGTCACAAACCCGAGAAGCTGGAGCATTTCGATGTCCTATTTGTCGAGAACTGATCACTATTCCTCGAGGTGGAGTGCCGGCATTACCACCAAGTTTTTTGGTTAATCAGTTGCTCGATCTCATGTCCAGGCAGAGGCGCGAG GTCATCCCTAAATGTTCGGTCCACATAAATCAAGAACTTCTATTCTGCGAGACCTGTGATACTGTATTTTGCACAGTCTGCACTGGCGGCAGCCATGCTGGCACTTCACCCGGATGCACGGAACACACTATTATTCCTTTTAGTATCGCCATTAAACGTATGTCAGAAATACTGCTCTACAAAGCGAACGAGTGTATATCCAAG TTAACTCAGGCACAAGACTCGGTCGGCGCCGAGCTCCGACGCCTAGATACTGCCACAGAGAGATGCTTGAATGCTGTCGACACAGAGTTTGCGGAAATAATTGCGCGAGTGGAAAGGAGGAAAGTGGAGCTCCGAGCAGCGGTTACTGCAGCGGCAAAAGACAAGAAGCATGTTCTTGAAGAACAGCATGCACTGATTGAAGCAGAAAAGAACAAAGTTGAACGAGAGTGCGAAGGTCTTCAGTACCAG GTCGAAGTCCGAAACATTACTCAAAGAATTGGGAGCTTGTCAGATCAATTGGATGCAGCCGTAGCTCTTAGTGAACCGAGAGAAAATGCGTTCATCACAGCAGAATTTTTACACAACGAAGCACATGCGGAAATAGAAGCTGTGCTTAGTACTTTTGGACGAGTACGTTCAAGCACAACACTACCAG GTCTGTGTAGAGCAAGACTGAAAGAACCTGCAGTTGCTAAGCTGCAGTCAATAGTTGTGATAGAAACAGTCGATTATCACGGACACCCCAGGAATGCAGGTGGTGATCCGATCAGTGCGGAATTGACATTAGCGGAAACAATTCAATCGACAAATTCAACACTTTCCATTGAAACAGAGATTAAAGACTTGGAGGATGGAACATATGAAGTATTGTTTCGACCACCCAGTGCGAGTCGTTACATTTTGAAAGTGTCTGTTTTCGAACGACCTATAAAAGATCATCCTCTTTATTTTGATGTAACTGAGCACAATGAACCTGTTAAAATGTATGGAAAACGAGGTCACGGAAAAGACGATTTTCACCAACCAGTTGCTGTAGCGGTTGATGACGATGGAACAATCTATGTTGTAGACACTGGAAATTGTCGGATTACA GTTTTGAACCACGATCTGGAATTCCAAAGGCACATTACTAATGAAGGATTGGAAGGACGTAGTTGTACGGGAATCGCAATTTCCGAGCAAGGACTTGTAGTGATAAACTGGAGAACCCGCACAGTTACAGAAATGACTTCGTTTGGAGATATGATACGATTCTTTTCGTACAACGGATTCCAG GAACCTATAGATGTTGCTGTGGACAGAAGTTATGGCCACGTACTAGTAGCCGACAATGGCCAGAGTTGTGTATTCGTCTTTGATTGTGATGGAAAGATGTTATTTCAA GTGGGTAAACGGAATACATTTAAATTGATAAGTTCAGTGACTGTCGGACCAGCTGGTGAAATATTAGTCGCCGATTCGCGTATTCAAGTATTCTCCGCCAAGGGAGATTTCTCAGAAGAAATCTACGCTGAAGGTAAAG GGAAAGGAAGATATGGAAGCATTGCAGTAGATACGGATGGCAAGATTGTTGGGTCTCGATGTGACAAGGGTCGCAGTGTAATTCACGTGCTAAAACTTGGAGGCGGTACACTGCTAACTGAAATCGATTCTCACAGTTCAAAACTACGACGTCCTTCAGGTATCGCGATACTGCCTAATCACCATTTAGTCGTCGTCGACCTCGGAAACGATTGTGTAAAGAAATATCGGTATTGGTAA
- the LOC107225449 gene encoding tripartite motif-containing protein 2 isoform X3, with protein MQDETFMNCCPFMTRLGERMVSMSSMLVETVSINYEDFNESFLTCGTCLCVYDGSEHTPKLLPCSHTVCLHCLTRIAASQTREAGAFRCPICRELITIPRGGVPALPPSFLVNQLLDLMSRQRREVIPKCSVHINQELLFCETCDTVFCTVCTGGSHAGTSPGCTEHTIIPFSIAIKRMSEILLYKANECISKLTQAQDSVGAELRRLDTATERCLNAVDTEFAEIIARVERRKVELRAAVTAAAKDKKHVLEEQHALIEAEKNKVERECEGLQYQVEVRNITQRIGSLSDQLDAAVALSEPRENAFITAEFLHNEAHAEIEAVLSTFGRVRSSTTLPGLCRARLKEPAVAKLQSIVVIETVDYHGHPRNAGGDPISAELTLAETIQSTNSTLSIETEIKDLEDGTYEVLFRPPSASRYILKVSVFERPIKDHPLYFDVTEHNEPVKMYGKRGHGKDDFHQPVAVAVDDDGTIYVVDTGNCRITVLNHDLEFQRHITNEGLEGRSCTGIAISEQGLVVINWRTRTVTEMTSFGDMIRFFSYNGFQEPIDVAVDRSYGHVLVADNGQSCVFVFDCDGKMLFQVGKRNTFKLISSVTVGPAGEILVADSRIQVFSAKGDFSEEIYAEGKGKGRYGSIAVDTDGKIVGSRCDKGRSVIHVLKLGGGTLLTEIDSHSSKLRRPSGIAILPNHHLVVVDLGNDCVKKYRYW; from the exons ATGCAGGACGAAACCTTCATGAATTGCTGCCCCTTCAT GACGCGGCTAGGGGAGCGAATGGTCAGCATGAGCTCGATGCTCGTGGAAACAGTCAGCATTAATTACGAAGATTTTAACGAAAGTTTTTTAACATGTGGAACTTGTCTCTGCGTGTACGACGGCAGTGAACACACACCAAAATTACTACCATGTTCGCATACG GTTTGTCTCCATTGTCTGACAAGGATCGCTGCGTCACAAACCCGAGAAGCTGGAGCATTTCGATGTCCTATTTGTCGAGAACTGATCACTATTCCTCGAGGTGGAGTGCCGGCATTACCACCAAGTTTTTTGGTTAATCAGTTGCTCGATCTCATGTCCAGGCAGAGGCGCGAG GTCATCCCTAAATGTTCGGTCCACATAAATCAAGAACTTCTATTCTGCGAGACCTGTGATACTGTATTTTGCACAGTCTGCACTGGCGGCAGCCATGCTGGCACTTCACCCGGATGCACGGAACACACTATTATTCCTTTTAGTATCGCCATTAAACGTATGTCAGAAATACTGCTCTACAAAGCGAACGAGTGTATATCCAAG TTAACTCAGGCACAAGACTCGGTCGGCGCCGAGCTCCGACGCCTAGATACTGCCACAGAGAGATGCTTGAATGCTGTCGACACAGAGTTTGCGGAAATAATTGCGCGAGTGGAAAGGAGGAAAGTGGAGCTCCGAGCAGCGGTTACTGCAGCGGCAAAAGACAAGAAGCATGTTCTTGAAGAACAGCATGCACTGATTGAAGCAGAAAAGAACAAAGTTGAACGAGAGTGCGAAGGTCTTCAGTACCAG GTCGAAGTCCGAAACATTACTCAAAGAATTGGGAGCTTGTCAGATCAATTGGATGCAGCCGTAGCTCTTAGTGAACCGAGAGAAAATGCGTTCATCACAGCAGAATTTTTACACAACGAAGCACATGCGGAAATAGAAGCTGTGCTTAGTACTTTTGGACGAGTACGTTCAAGCACAACACTACCAG GTCTGTGTAGAGCAAGACTGAAAGAACCTGCAGTTGCTAAGCTGCAGTCAATAGTTGTGATAGAAACAGTCGATTATCACGGACACCCCAGGAATGCAGGTGGTGATCCGATCAGTGCGGAATTGACATTAGCGGAAACAATTCAATCGACAAATTCAACACTTTCCATTGAAACAGAGATTAAAGACTTGGAGGATGGAACATATGAAGTATTGTTTCGACCACCCAGTGCGAGTCGTTACATTTTGAAAGTGTCTGTTTTCGAACGACCTATAAAAGATCATCCTCTTTATTTTGATGTAACTGAGCACAATGAACCTGTTAAAATGTATGGAAAACGAGGTCACGGAAAAGACGATTTTCACCAACCAGTTGCTGTAGCGGTTGATGACGATGGAACAATCTATGTTGTAGACACTGGAAATTGTCGGATTACA GTTTTGAACCACGATCTGGAATTCCAAAGGCACATTACTAATGAAGGATTGGAAGGACGTAGTTGTACGGGAATCGCAATTTCCGAGCAAGGACTTGTAGTGATAAACTGGAGAACCCGCACAGTTACAGAAATGACTTCGTTTGGAGATATGATACGATTCTTTTCGTACAACGGATTCCAG GAACCTATAGATGTTGCTGTGGACAGAAGTTATGGCCACGTACTAGTAGCCGACAATGGCCAGAGTTGTGTATTCGTCTTTGATTGTGATGGAAAGATGTTATTTCAA GTGGGTAAACGGAATACATTTAAATTGATAAGTTCAGTGACTGTCGGACCAGCTGGTGAAATATTAGTCGCCGATTCGCGTATTCAAGTATTCTCCGCCAAGGGAGATTTCTCAGAAGAAATCTACGCTGAAGGTAAAG GGAAAGGAAGATATGGAAGCATTGCAGTAGATACGGATGGCAAGATTGTTGGGTCTCGATGTGACAAGGGTCGCAGTGTAATTCACGTGCTAAAACTTGGAGGCGGTACACTGCTAACTGAAATCGATTCTCACAGTTCAAAACTACGACGTCCTTCAGGTATCGCGATACTGCCTAATCACCATTTAGTCGTCGTCGACCTCGGAAACGATTGTGTAAAGAAATATCGGTATTGGTAA
- the LOC107225449 gene encoding tripartite motif-containing protein 2 isoform X4: protein MEALRLAIQTRLGERMVSMSSMLVETVSINYEDFNESFLTCGTCLCVYDGSEHTPKLLPCSHTVCLHCLTRIAASQTREAGAFRCPICRELITIPRGGVPALPPSFLVNQLLDLMSRQRREVIPKCSVHINQELLFCETCDTVFCTVCTGGSHAGTSPGCTEHTIIPFSIAIKRMSEILLYKANECISKLTQAQDSVGAELRRLDTATERCLNAVDTEFAEIIARVERRKVELRAAVTAAAKDKKHVLEEQHALIEAEKNKVERECEGLQYQVEVRNITQRIGSLSDQLDAAVALSEPRENAFITAEFLHNEAHAEIEAVLSTFGRVRSSTTLPGLCRARLKEPAVAKLQSIVVIETVDYHGHPRNAGGDPISAELTLAETIQSTNSTLSIETEIKDLEDGTYEVLFRPPSASRYILKVSVFERPIKDHPLYFDVTEHNEPVKMYGKRGHGKDDFHQPVAVAVDDDGTIYVVDTGNCRITVLNHDLEFQRHITNEGLEGRSCTGIAISEQGLVVINWRTRTVTEMTSFGDMIRFFSYNGFQEPIDVAVDRSYGHVLVADNGQSCVFVFDCDGKMLFQVGKRNTFKLISSVTVGPAGEILVADSRIQVFSAKGDFSEEIYAEGKGKGRYGSIAVDTDGKIVGSRCDKGRSVIHVLKLGGGTLLTEIDSHSSKLRRPSGIAILPNHHLVVVDLGNDCVKKYRYW, encoded by the exons ATGGAAGCTTTACGGCTCGCCATTCA GACGCGGCTAGGGGAGCGAATGGTCAGCATGAGCTCGATGCTCGTGGAAACAGTCAGCATTAATTACGAAGATTTTAACGAAAGTTTTTTAACATGTGGAACTTGTCTCTGCGTGTACGACGGCAGTGAACACACACCAAAATTACTACCATGTTCGCATACG GTTTGTCTCCATTGTCTGACAAGGATCGCTGCGTCACAAACCCGAGAAGCTGGAGCATTTCGATGTCCTATTTGTCGAGAACTGATCACTATTCCTCGAGGTGGAGTGCCGGCATTACCACCAAGTTTTTTGGTTAATCAGTTGCTCGATCTCATGTCCAGGCAGAGGCGCGAG GTCATCCCTAAATGTTCGGTCCACATAAATCAAGAACTTCTATTCTGCGAGACCTGTGATACTGTATTTTGCACAGTCTGCACTGGCGGCAGCCATGCTGGCACTTCACCCGGATGCACGGAACACACTATTATTCCTTTTAGTATCGCCATTAAACGTATGTCAGAAATACTGCTCTACAAAGCGAACGAGTGTATATCCAAG TTAACTCAGGCACAAGACTCGGTCGGCGCCGAGCTCCGACGCCTAGATACTGCCACAGAGAGATGCTTGAATGCTGTCGACACAGAGTTTGCGGAAATAATTGCGCGAGTGGAAAGGAGGAAAGTGGAGCTCCGAGCAGCGGTTACTGCAGCGGCAAAAGACAAGAAGCATGTTCTTGAAGAACAGCATGCACTGATTGAAGCAGAAAAGAACAAAGTTGAACGAGAGTGCGAAGGTCTTCAGTACCAG GTCGAAGTCCGAAACATTACTCAAAGAATTGGGAGCTTGTCAGATCAATTGGATGCAGCCGTAGCTCTTAGTGAACCGAGAGAAAATGCGTTCATCACAGCAGAATTTTTACACAACGAAGCACATGCGGAAATAGAAGCTGTGCTTAGTACTTTTGGACGAGTACGTTCAAGCACAACACTACCAG GTCTGTGTAGAGCAAGACTGAAAGAACCTGCAGTTGCTAAGCTGCAGTCAATAGTTGTGATAGAAACAGTCGATTATCACGGACACCCCAGGAATGCAGGTGGTGATCCGATCAGTGCGGAATTGACATTAGCGGAAACAATTCAATCGACAAATTCAACACTTTCCATTGAAACAGAGATTAAAGACTTGGAGGATGGAACATATGAAGTATTGTTTCGACCACCCAGTGCGAGTCGTTACATTTTGAAAGTGTCTGTTTTCGAACGACCTATAAAAGATCATCCTCTTTATTTTGATGTAACTGAGCACAATGAACCTGTTAAAATGTATGGAAAACGAGGTCACGGAAAAGACGATTTTCACCAACCAGTTGCTGTAGCGGTTGATGACGATGGAACAATCTATGTTGTAGACACTGGAAATTGTCGGATTACA GTTTTGAACCACGATCTGGAATTCCAAAGGCACATTACTAATGAAGGATTGGAAGGACGTAGTTGTACGGGAATCGCAATTTCCGAGCAAGGACTTGTAGTGATAAACTGGAGAACCCGCACAGTTACAGAAATGACTTCGTTTGGAGATATGATACGATTCTTTTCGTACAACGGATTCCAG GAACCTATAGATGTTGCTGTGGACAGAAGTTATGGCCACGTACTAGTAGCCGACAATGGCCAGAGTTGTGTATTCGTCTTTGATTGTGATGGAAAGATGTTATTTCAA GTGGGTAAACGGAATACATTTAAATTGATAAGTTCAGTGACTGTCGGACCAGCTGGTGAAATATTAGTCGCCGATTCGCGTATTCAAGTATTCTCCGCCAAGGGAGATTTCTCAGAAGAAATCTACGCTGAAGGTAAAG GGAAAGGAAGATATGGAAGCATTGCAGTAGATACGGATGGCAAGATTGTTGGGTCTCGATGTGACAAGGGTCGCAGTGTAATTCACGTGCTAAAACTTGGAGGCGGTACACTGCTAACTGAAATCGATTCTCACAGTTCAAAACTACGACGTCCTTCAGGTATCGCGATACTGCCTAATCACCATTTAGTCGTCGTCGACCTCGGAAACGATTGTGTAAAGAAATATCGGTATTGGTAA
- the LOC107225449 gene encoding tripartite motif-containing protein 2 isoform X2, protein MIRRKYCAACRLDETFMNCCPFMTRLGERMVSMSSMLVETVSINYEDFNESFLTCGTCLCVYDGSEHTPKLLPCSHTVCLHCLTRIAASQTREAGAFRCPICRELITIPRGGVPALPPSFLVNQLLDLMSRQRREVIPKCSVHINQELLFCETCDTVFCTVCTGGSHAGTSPGCTEHTIIPFSIAIKRMSEILLYKANECISKLTQAQDSVGAELRRLDTATERCLNAVDTEFAEIIARVERRKVELRAAVTAAAKDKKHVLEEQHALIEAEKNKVERECEGLQYQVEVRNITQRIGSLSDQLDAAVALSEPRENAFITAEFLHNEAHAEIEAVLSTFGRVRSSTTLPGLCRARLKEPAVAKLQSIVVIETVDYHGHPRNAGGDPISAELTLAETIQSTNSTLSIETEIKDLEDGTYEVLFRPPSASRYILKVSVFERPIKDHPLYFDVTEHNEPVKMYGKRGHGKDDFHQPVAVAVDDDGTIYVVDTGNCRITVLNHDLEFQRHITNEGLEGRSCTGIAISEQGLVVINWRTRTVTEMTSFGDMIRFFSYNGFQEPIDVAVDRSYGHVLVADNGQSCVFVFDCDGKMLFQVGKRNTFKLISSVTVGPAGEILVADSRIQVFSAKGDFSEEIYAEGKGRYGSIAVDTDGKIVGSRCDKGRSVIHVLKLGGGTLLTEIDSHSSKLRRPSGIAILPNHHLVVVDLGNDCVKKYRYW, encoded by the exons ATGATTCGACGTAAATATTGCGCGGCTTGTCGGCTG GACGAAACCTTCATGAATTGCTGCCCCTTCAT GACGCGGCTAGGGGAGCGAATGGTCAGCATGAGCTCGATGCTCGTGGAAACAGTCAGCATTAATTACGAAGATTTTAACGAAAGTTTTTTAACATGTGGAACTTGTCTCTGCGTGTACGACGGCAGTGAACACACACCAAAATTACTACCATGTTCGCATACG GTTTGTCTCCATTGTCTGACAAGGATCGCTGCGTCACAAACCCGAGAAGCTGGAGCATTTCGATGTCCTATTTGTCGAGAACTGATCACTATTCCTCGAGGTGGAGTGCCGGCATTACCACCAAGTTTTTTGGTTAATCAGTTGCTCGATCTCATGTCCAGGCAGAGGCGCGAG GTCATCCCTAAATGTTCGGTCCACATAAATCAAGAACTTCTATTCTGCGAGACCTGTGATACTGTATTTTGCACAGTCTGCACTGGCGGCAGCCATGCTGGCACTTCACCCGGATGCACGGAACACACTATTATTCCTTTTAGTATCGCCATTAAACGTATGTCAGAAATACTGCTCTACAAAGCGAACGAGTGTATATCCAAG TTAACTCAGGCACAAGACTCGGTCGGCGCCGAGCTCCGACGCCTAGATACTGCCACAGAGAGATGCTTGAATGCTGTCGACACAGAGTTTGCGGAAATAATTGCGCGAGTGGAAAGGAGGAAAGTGGAGCTCCGAGCAGCGGTTACTGCAGCGGCAAAAGACAAGAAGCATGTTCTTGAAGAACAGCATGCACTGATTGAAGCAGAAAAGAACAAAGTTGAACGAGAGTGCGAAGGTCTTCAGTACCAG GTCGAAGTCCGAAACATTACTCAAAGAATTGGGAGCTTGTCAGATCAATTGGATGCAGCCGTAGCTCTTAGTGAACCGAGAGAAAATGCGTTCATCACAGCAGAATTTTTACACAACGAAGCACATGCGGAAATAGAAGCTGTGCTTAGTACTTTTGGACGAGTACGTTCAAGCACAACACTACCAG GTCTGTGTAGAGCAAGACTGAAAGAACCTGCAGTTGCTAAGCTGCAGTCAATAGTTGTGATAGAAACAGTCGATTATCACGGACACCCCAGGAATGCAGGTGGTGATCCGATCAGTGCGGAATTGACATTAGCGGAAACAATTCAATCGACAAATTCAACACTTTCCATTGAAACAGAGATTAAAGACTTGGAGGATGGAACATATGAAGTATTGTTTCGACCACCCAGTGCGAGTCGTTACATTTTGAAAGTGTCTGTTTTCGAACGACCTATAAAAGATCATCCTCTTTATTTTGATGTAACTGAGCACAATGAACCTGTTAAAATGTATGGAAAACGAGGTCACGGAAAAGACGATTTTCACCAACCAGTTGCTGTAGCGGTTGATGACGATGGAACAATCTATGTTGTAGACACTGGAAATTGTCGGATTACA GTTTTGAACCACGATCTGGAATTCCAAAGGCACATTACTAATGAAGGATTGGAAGGACGTAGTTGTACGGGAATCGCAATTTCCGAGCAAGGACTTGTAGTGATAAACTGGAGAACCCGCACAGTTACAGAAATGACTTCGTTTGGAGATATGATACGATTCTTTTCGTACAACGGATTCCAG GAACCTATAGATGTTGCTGTGGACAGAAGTTATGGCCACGTACTAGTAGCCGACAATGGCCAGAGTTGTGTATTCGTCTTTGATTGTGATGGAAAGATGTTATTTCAA GTGGGTAAACGGAATACATTTAAATTGATAAGTTCAGTGACTGTCGGACCAGCTGGTGAAATATTAGTCGCCGATTCGCGTATTCAAGTATTCTCCGCCAAGGGAGATTTCTCAGAAGAAATCTACGCTGAAG GGAAAGGAAGATATGGAAGCATTGCAGTAGATACGGATGGCAAGATTGTTGGGTCTCGATGTGACAAGGGTCGCAGTGTAATTCACGTGCTAAAACTTGGAGGCGGTACACTGCTAACTGAAATCGATTCTCACAGTTCAAAACTACGACGTCCTTCAGGTATCGCGATACTGCCTAATCACCATTTAGTCGTCGTCGACCTCGGAAACGATTGTGTAAAGAAATATCGGTATTGGTAA
- the LOC107225447 gene encoding chymotrypsin-2-like, producing the protein MLRPISAVSLLALSTILSSTVATADVEDDTTKIVGGTSAKDGQFPYQVSLRSKNRHFCGGSIINERWILTAAHCLYGSNNDSVTVVAGTTTLDNGGDSYQSLRLICHPSYSQILIRNDIGLIEVEKPILFTDKVQPVALPIEDSDKPDQTAVLSGWGTTSYPGKTPNELQHITLSVIDQNECLNTSFRVTKSNICTLNKMGEGACHGDSGGPLVSEKVQIGIVSWGTPCAKGKPDVFTRVFSYVDWIANNTNV; encoded by the exons ATGTTGCGGCCAATCTCTGCCGTCAGCCTTCTCGCATTATCGACGATATTGTCGTCGACGG TTGCAACAGCCGACGTGGAAGACGACACGACCAAGATTGTCGGTGGAACATCAGCGAAGGATGGACAATTTCCTTACCAAGTATCGCTTCGttcgaaaaatcgtcactTTTGCGGTGGTTCGATAATAAACGAGCGATGGATACTGActgcggcgcattgcctctacGG ATCGAACAACGACAGCGTCACCGTGGTGGCCGGAACTACTACCTTAGACAATGGAGGCGATTCCTATCAATCGCTCAGATTAATCTGCCATCCGAGTTACAGCCAGATACTAATTCGCAACGACATTGGTCTGATCGAAGTCGAGAAGCCGATATTATTCACGGACAAAGTCCAACCCGTTGCTCTTCCAATCGAAGATTCAGATAAACCTGATCAAACGGCCGTCTTGTCAGGCTGGGGAACGACGTCG TATCCGGGAAAAACGCCAAACGAACTTCAGCACATTACTCTGAGCGTCATCGACCAAAACGAATGCCTCAACACAAGCTTTCGCGTAACGAAGAGCAATATCTGTACATTGAACAAAATGGGCGAGGGCGCCTGTCAC gGTGATTCCGGAGGTCCGCTCGTTTCTGAAAAGGTACAAATCGGGATTGTCTCGTGGGGAACACCCTGCGCTAAAGGAAAACCCGACGTTTTTACCCGGGTATTCAGCTACGTCGACTGGATAGCAAACAACACGAACGTGTGA
- the LOC107225446 gene encoding chymotrypsin-1-like produces MHRVTCLFVVIITLLTVCHGYSIEKIVGGSDAQEGDFPYQVSLRRYNMHLCGGSIVNELWILTAAHCVSGQNAMWITVVAGTNLLSEGGDSYQVEKLIAHKKYDPFTIGNDIALVRLASSIVFGPKVQPVGMPFKDSDEVESDVILSGWGRTSYPGGIPDVLQRINLRTISGESCKAAFSSIYLSVRDSNICTLTQEGEGACHGDSGGPLTTTNGTQIGIVSWGMPCAKGYPDVYTRVASFTDWIEEKIEQ; encoded by the exons ATGCACCGAGTAACTTGTCtgtttgttgttattattacccTCCTTACCGTCTGCCATG GCTACAGCATCGAGAAAATCGTGGGAGGATCCGACGCCCAGGAAGGCGATTTTCCGTACCAGGTATCCCTGCGTAGGTACAACATGCATTTGTGCGGTGGATCAATCGTAAACGAACTATGGATCTTGACAGCAGCGCACTGCGTGAGCGG CCAGAATGCGATGTGGATAACCGTGGTTGCTGGAACAAATCTACTGTCTGAGGGTGGCGATTCTTATCAGGTGGAAAAGTTGATAGCTCACAAAAAATACGACCCCTTCACGATCGGTAACGACATTGCCCTCGTCCGTCTAGCGTCTTCTATTGTCTTCGGTCCAAAAGTACAGCCCGTTGGTATGCCGTTCAAAGATTCCGACGAGGTCGAATCCGACGTGATCCTTTCCGGCTGGGGGAGAACTTCC TACCCGGGGGGGATTCCTGACGTTCTTCAACGGATTAATCTTCGCACGATATCCGGAGAATCTTGCAAGGCTGCTTTCTCGAGCATTTATTTATCAGTAAGAGACAGCAACATCTGCACTTTGACTCAGGAAGGAGAGGGAGCCTGCCAC GGCGATTCCGGTGGTCCGTTGACGACAACTAACGGAACGCAAATTGGAATTGTTTCCTGGGGCATGCCCTGCGCGAAAGGATATCCAGACGTTTACACGCGTGTAGCGAGTTTCACGGACTGGATCGAGGAGAAGATCGAGCAATAA